CTCTGTGGCTATTCTCTGCAGTGCGTTTTACATGTCTCCTTCGTCTACCTTGAGTATCTCAAGCGGATTTCTTCTATTCATGATCGTGCCCCTCAGTCTCCGCTCCGTTCCCCCTTCTTTTTCACTTACACCAggtatatttaactttttatttccgttccatccttttcattttcttcttatgcaattaacaatatattatcactgaATTTGCAATTTTTTTGGGGGGCGGGGGGTGTCGTGTAGTATAGATTCGAATCTTTTAAAGATAATTAGGCTGTGATTTGTTCCTTTTATTTGGTTGTTAATAATTACTGAATTGGTTTGTTAATAGTATGTTGATTTCAAATAGCTTGACAATTCATtgtgtttttctgttttttaattGCATCACTTCTTCAgattataattttctattttcgTTTAGTTCCCATTTCTTTAATCCTCCATCTTTCATATTCTCTCACTACTTAATTTTCAACTTCCCAGCTTTCCGAGTGCATATAGggctgtgtgtgtgtatgtgttgaGATCTTAATTCGCATTAGCAAAACTGAAGGACACGTTATGTTAATATAAGAATGTTGAGTTGTTCGGGTTTTAGCGTATCTGTAGGGTAGGATATAGTAGGAAGAACAGACAACACTGATGATTTCTCGCAGATTTTGTAAATTATCATGAGGATAGTTTCGGTAACTAACCTATAACCTCAGTGATCATCTAGACAGTAAAGGAAAGAGGAGGGTGGGGGAGAATGGGGGAAAGAGAGGCACTTATCACGCTACTCTTGTCTCTGTTTGACATACATGATTGAGTTTGCTTCTACTTCTGCTTTTTATATGCTAAAATGGTGTGGGCAAAGGTGCAGTAAGTTGACATTGTTATAAGAAAGTTAATAGATATTCACTTTGTTTGATGAATTTGCCATCCTTTTAAGGAATTTTATGAGGCTTTGCTtttggatttgaggtggtgggTGGATGCTCTTTTTAGTTCAATATCTTTTATACAGTGAAGTTCTTGACTTTCATAACTAGTCAGCTGTAGATAGAGtgattttttcttaactatCATGATTGTAGATGTGCTGAATTAAACACGTTGTGGGAGAGGCAAGGTTCCGTTATTTCGAGACGAAATAAAagttcttctcttttttctcttcaatttgCAGATGACTTTCCTTCAGTGATGCTTCTAATTGTAATTTAGTATGCGAGTTGCAGTGCAGTCTAGGCATATAAGTTACATTGAGGTTTTTGGCAATGGTGGCCATAATAGTAACAGTGGAAGATTGTCGTGGGCATAATACTATTTAtgttttattcttgttttttcaGCATTCTAAAGAAGATGGAGTCAGTAAATACAATGCTATCTTCCATCTGGTGGGTGTTTGGATTCTATTGGATTGTTATGGGAGGCCAAGAACTTCTGCAAGATTCTCCTCGCCTCTACTGGTAAGAGCCATCATGCTAAATTACAAACTAATTCTCCATGGACATTTCTAATAGATTTATTTAACTCACAAATGTTTGTGATAGATGAAAAGTGGACATCCAACAAATCTTCTTGGATGAATTTCTCTTAATATGAATAAAGTCAAGTCAATAAAGTTTAATGCTATGTTGAAACACTTCTTCTCTTGGTGTGTCAACACAAGAATTTAGGATTTTTCTCTTGTGgattttgtacatttttttaatcatcctGCAGATGGGGTCTCCAATTTCCATATCTGTAGACAAATATGCCTGGCAGAATTCTTGTGGTCATTGTAGTCAGCcgctgttttgatgttatggaTCAGAACCAAAGAAAAAGCACCCCCGCATCCATTTCACTTTTTACATGCCCAAGTTCAATTTGTTTCTGACTGTTTCACTTTTCACATGCACGTACACACAGAAACCCACACCCACACCCACACCCACACCATAGGAGCAGGCTTTGTGGGTGCTTATGGAagagcctcttttttttttttttcagtgaaTAAGAACTTTATTAGTGAGAAAtgtaggcatagcccaagtacactacATAAATAAGAGCAATGCCTAGGCATGGTTGTCTAAAGATCCAGGGGAGTCATCAATGTTCATGCTATTAAATTCTATTACAATCCACCAATGGAGTAATCAGtaaagaattaagaaaaaaacattCTAAGCTTGTCCATTGTCCATTCACAATACCTCAAAGCTCCTTTGATTCCTCTCCATCCATATGCACCACCATAAACAAattggaaccatcttccacatagctgcAATTTGAGGATTACCTTAATTTGTAtggtttgttattatttttgggCAATTTGGGTAAGTACGGCGGGTGTAACGCCCCCAAATGTACCTTGGTTGGCAGGATTATCAGACAACACATTTAcgctaaataaaaaaatttatatattaatcagtAATCAATCTTTTCTTACATCGACTGATCATGACAGCAGAAGTTCAAAAAGGGTcccaaaattaaataataataattcaagatCATTAACTGAAGCCGTAGTTTGTTGCCTGTGCAAAGTATGCATTCTAACAAAAGAGAATTATCGATAATCAATGCAATACTTGGCTATGATAGACTTCTATCTGTGTAGTGCGAAGTTTTACTCTCATGAAGCTATGTCATCAACTATtccactatattattataatgtcaatataataatatgtcATTAAGTTGAActtataagaataaaaaataatatatctgattcaattactaattttatttaaaattaatattattaatggaaaataacatataataaagttactatttaaaattagtagtcttttattttcctaatgccttttcttttcttaacttTATGTTCTTTTAATTTGGCACACTAAATAAATAGCTTATGTATCACTCCAAACTAGCACTCATAGGCGATACTCTTGTATATGTAACATATGTATACTATGGCTCTtacctattcttatgatcaataaaattttgtttaccattCGAAAAATAAGTTAACTCTAGGCCTCTCTCTCTACTCAAGCAAAATTTGTGAGGTTTTTGTCATGTACATATACACAAAGAACAGTAAGGGTGTATGGAagatcaaatttctccaccaaaattttgaagatcaagagGCTATTATTAGCATTGTTTTAAGTGTGCAATTTATTGTATGATGCATTAAGATTTGCTAGCCTAATTACAAgagtatttttcatttaataaattgaGCTATTCCTATTACATAGATTTGCTTACCCAATTACAAAACTTGTAGGTTTACAACTAGTTTGTTTTAATGTTCAACAAACATGTAGAACCCTCAGTGATGCGCCATGTTTATTATCTGCAGGTTAACGGTAGTTTTTCTAGCCTTCGATGTGTTCTTTATCATCTTTTGCATTGGGACAgcatttatcattttctttgctCTCTGCTGCTGTATTCCACTTGTAGCATTTGCCTATGCTATGACAATAAGACAAGGTGCATCAGAAGATGATATCAGATCACTTCCCAAATATAGATTTTGCCAGGCCAATCCACTTGGGACCTTTgacaatgataaaatgaaagTCGCTGGGGCAAGGATGGAGTCAGTAAACAGTAACTATACAAATGAGCGTCCTCTTCATCCTGAGGATTCTGTGAGCACCAATATCTCATcctctgtttttattttattcttttttggatgctttaaaattttatcgttttttatttttcacccaTATTGTCTGCCTAAGACCGAGGATCTTCACATGATCCATGCATTAACAATTTTTGAATCTGATCCTCCCTGCTAGTCTTAATTTAAGTGTTCCCCTACATGGATACATGAATAGCTTATTGTGGTACTTGGATTTGATTAGAGCTATTGTCTCTTTGATAATGCAATTATGAACTTTATTTTtactgatttttcttttttctttattggtgCATAATTTCCTGGGCGAGAAATTTTAGAAGTTAATTTACATATTTAGTTTGAAGCTTGACTGCTTTTATATTTCATTACCATGCATAGGGATTTCAAGATTTCCACCATAACAAAACCCGATGGCCTAATTAACTGAAGATGGTTTCTTCATTATGATGATGCTAGTGAGATCATGCATTTATTTTGGGTTGTTATTCattgattaaaacaaaatgagcaaataatttaatcttaagttttttcttttttctttttttttttttttttttggggggggggggggggggggcgaaaTGTGCATGTAATTTTGATCCGAGAAGTAATAGTGGAAGTTTTTGGAATATTGTTTAGGAATGCTCATGTGTAGTTAAGAAATGGGAAAACTACATTGTTGGCTGGCATTTTTCATTATAAGTGAAAAGAAAGGAACAAATTATGGACTGGATTTGTATATactaatcacttgattaaaaacttcaagTGGCGGTTGACATATCATACAAACTTGATGAATGCAATGagacataatatataatacgtaGATGTGCAAAAATCATTCTAAATTAATACTGCTTGATTCATTGATGATGCAACTCATTATTTGATAGCATAGAAAGGaagttccctttttttttctttcaagttcTTTGCTTGTTGCATCTGCAAAGTTTATAGAACATTCAAACATGGATTCtgatttgaatttctttttaaaaggaATGCTGCATCTGCCTTTCACAATATGTAGATGGAGTGGAGCTCTATACCCTTCCCTGCAATCACCACTTCCATTGTGGATGCATCAGCAGGTGGCTCCGAATAAACGCTACTTGTCCTCTCTGCAAATTCAATATCCTCAGGGGTGATACTTTGGTTTGACCCTATTCCCTGGACTCCTGATTTCACAAATACACAAGGGCTGGAATCATACACTGTTCCAGTTCCTAATTCCTCTTTGTAAATTGATGGGATATTGAAGACTATTTTACATTCATATTGTATATTTTGTAGTTGTAGCCAGACAAGCTAAAAAAGCAGAAAAATCGTTCACCAATGAAcgccatcccccccccccccccccccccccccccccccccccccccaccaaacacacacacacacacaactcAAATTCCTTGTCTTCCGAATCGAACATCCATAGGGACGGATATTGTGTTTTAGGAGAGATTCCACTTACAAAGAGTCTGTATTGTCTTTTTTCCCTCTTGGCTGTCAATGTGAAGTTGACCTTGGAGGCTTTGCACCAAATTTTGGCATCAGACAAAAGGTTTCATTCCTCAAGGGACTCAGTGTCTCATGCTCATAACCCGCAGGGAGAATTCCTACAACATGACGAGTAACTAATTTCCAAACAACCAAAATCTAAACATCGACCTACCTAGTTTGTAAGAACAAATCAATCAACTCACATCCATTTTGGAGCAAATTACTCATAGATTGGGTGTAATTGATGAGTGTCGAGCTCGAGATGAGTTTGAACCTCGCAATAGAAGGGGGTGTGGACCTTTTAAGGAGGACATGCTGGAAGATAGTGAATGGGAATAAGAGGATGAACAGTATTGGGAGAGGGACAGGGGACTTGGCCATTGTGGAGCTCGCTTTGGACGTACCATATGAGAATTTCCCCAAGGACGTGGATGGCGTGACGCTGACCATCATCCTCTTGATGAACCGACTAAGAGGATGAAGGTGAATGTCCCATATTTTTTTGGGAAGTTAGAGCCCAACGCCTTAGAAGGTTGGTTAACAGCCATTGAAGATTATTTCAATTGGTTCGCTGTGTTGGAAGATAGAAAAGTTCATTATATTCGAATGAAACTAAAGGGGCATGCATGAGCTTGGTGGGGAAGTGTGGAAGAGTAGTTACGTCATACTCAATGTGCACTAGTTTATAATTGGGAGGAGATGAAGGAacgattgaaaaaaaaatatttgctcATTAATTACAAGCAAATGATGTTCAAAGAGATGTTACAGTTGAGGCTGTTGTGCTAAAAATATTTGCAAATGTTCAAAATAGCAACAAGTAGTAAAGTGTTTCAAAAGAAAGAATGTCGAACCCGcagaaattaattattttattggatactaaaatttactaaattaattactatttggaaaataaaaaattgaccgATTCtattgttaaaataaaatacttgacaaaaataaattaagtaggaaaataggataaaatttaaggttttaaaaataataagaatagatCTAGAcgtttgattttatctagaaaaTCTCACACAATTTATTCTTTCTTGTTATAGAATTCCAATTATCCCAAGTTAATGATAAAAATCCCTTGACTATTCAATATCTTctcttgaataatattaaaaatatctccaaTCAATAACTCCATATCTCTAtgtgaatttaattaattggaGACTCATTAAGTTCTTTggctttttcttaaaaatcacACTAGTCGCGGTCAAATATCTCTACGTTTGCTCAACTAATCGTGTTTAATCCTAGAGTGCTAATCACAAATCACATTTTGGTCTCATTGCCATTCAATAGATTGAACAATAGTTGGCTAGAAAATTGCAAGcattaataacaagaaataaACACTCAATCACGGAAATATTATTGTGTGTTCAAAGCTAGCCTACATCAAAgttctagaaaataaaattagctcataatgaaattgaaaagaaaatgaataaaactaGTGTTTTTGGTTAGAGCCGGTTGATGAAGCATGCGGCTCTCGCCTATGCTTTCCATATCTGCCTCCTCctcagaaaaataaagaataaaaactaaactaagAACTGAACTCTAGACTATCGAACTCTTAAACTCCGAATCCCCCAAAAGCATCCCACAAACTGAGATTAAATAGCTGTTAAAGTTGACAAAACAGAATCAGAGAATTACGGCTACAATCTAGCCtaaaaatctagaaaataatttctaaagataaatattaacaaaagagaaaaatataccaaaaataatggaattataaaaaatggaaGATTCAATAATAATCAACTTGATTTGCAGAGCTCAAGATGATTTGGTGGTCAGCATATTGATTACGGAACTTGAGAGGGTCCCACTGGATAACTGGTCTACTCGCCTACCGAGCGGTAGGGCTGAAAACCGATCCCCTTGGTGTGGttttggtcttgaccgaaaccgcACCGACACAtgaaatattcatttttctcgACCGAAACCGATTGATAGGGAGGAAGAGAATCGGCCGGAGTTTGATCGGTCGGCACCGATTGGTTCAATGATTTGAGGATTGTTTTCCACTTTCCATCTCCAACCAACAAATCCACATAATAGATTCAACAGAAAACCATCACATTCACATTTCACAGCAACACAACTCAACCAAAAAAGACTTAAATGAACAAAATTTTGTCACTCACAATCACCAAAGATCTCGTGCGGCTTGAGTCTTGAGAGATGGACGAGAGGTTGAGAAAATAGAGGTGTTGACGAAGTGGGAGTTCGTTGGCAAGAGATGAGGAGGTGGTGGTTGTGGCTTGCTTGCAAGGCTGTGAGTGCAAGAGTTGAGAGAATATAGCATTTGAGTGTGAGACagaaggggtgagagagagagagagagagagagagagagagagagagagagagagcagaggtGAGACTCTGCGAGGGAGTGAGAGTGAGTGATGGCAAGTGATGGAGAGTGAGTGATGCCGCCAGCCGACCGATTCTTCACCTATTTCAGCTGGTTCCTGAATTCGGCAATAGGTCCGTGTCAGAGACTATCAGTCTGGTCGGTTTCTGTATAGCCCTACCAAGTGGTAAGTCTTATTGCCTTTGCTAGTTGTTTCCCATGATATCATTTAAGTTGGTTGCTTAAGTTGGTTGTTTAGACTCGTCACGGTCATTTAGGCTGCCCGCTTCTGATAGTCGCTAAAGCTCAAGTTTCGTCGCCCAATCTAACTGTCAGGAGCCTTGTTGCCAAGTCTTCTCGCTCAAGAGGTAAAACATCTCGCTCATCCCCTAACTCTTGTCGCTAATCCTTGTTGCCAATTTTGGTTGCCTTTGGGTCTCCTCGCCTACCTAGAGGAAAGATTATTTGCCTACTGAGAGGTAAGTCTTCTCACCTTTGGGCCAAATAAATCTCTTTGCTACCCACAGGACAAGACTCCTCGCCCAAATCTCATTGGCTCTCTTCAGATCACGTCGCCTCTCGTCAATTTGGATCCATAGTCTCTTCTTTTGTACCAAAATACTCTCATTTTGCACTAAATCTTCTCATTGCTTTaaatccaagaaaataaagaaaaatatatagaaataaaataagatcaatagcattaaagaaaaactgacacttttcataaataaaagagtaataaaaatcacattaaaatcaCACTTATCAGAGGCAAAGATCATTAACTATCGATTAGTATACAAACCGATTCCACGAGCCAACTGTCCTTAGTAAGATTGTGGAAACTGAACAGCAAAATCTCGCTTGATACTGCGTTGGTTTACATATTGAAATGCGCAAGGAAATGCTGATCGCATGACTGATCAATGTTGAAGAAGCGTATCAACT
This genomic interval from Carya illinoinensis cultivar Pawnee chromosome 10, C.illinoinensisPawnee_v1, whole genome shotgun sequence contains the following:
- the LOC122278025 gene encoding E3 ubiquitin-protein ligase At4g11680-like isoform X1, whose protein sequence is MAEQQQPLRVEDDGREHSSSSPRWPTTLTLPLTRNATSLTAADRCPVPLADYSEPPSDDLHSSDESGFGYYYYFSYSKPILVLDLVWNLAFLIVAVVVLLSTFEERPSTPLRVWLCGYSLQCVLHVSFVYLEYLKRISSIHDRAPQSPLRSPFFFTYTSILKKMESVNTMLSSIWWVFGFYWIVMGGQELLQDSPRLYWLTVVFLAFDVFFIIFCIGTAFIIFFALCCCIPLVAFAYAMTIRQGASEDDIRSLPKYRFCQANPLGTFDNDKMKVAGARMESVNSNYTNERPLHPEDSECCICLSQYVDGVELYTLPCNHHFHCGCISRWLRINATCPLCKFNILRGDTLV